The following are from one region of the Segatella oris genome:
- a CDS encoding UDP-N-acetylmuramoyl-tripeptide--D-alanyl-D-alanine ligase: MDIKQLYDLYQQHPCITTDSRNCPKDSIFLALKGASFDGNKFAKTALDKGCAYAIIDEPAFAEADNDRLILVNDCLTTFKKLAREHRRRFNIPVIGITGTNGKTTTKELVSAVLAERYNVMHTEGNFNNDVGVPKTLFRLNATHEIAVVEMGASHPGDIEKLVTYAEPTCGLITNVGRAHLLGFGSFEGVKQTKGELYDYLKAHDCLLFLNESNADLVDMARQREMNRIITYGQSDDANVRGEVIDSAPFLHFSWTDLSTTESKARTYEVESHLIGAYNIDNMLAAITIGLHFGVTPGQINHALESYVPANNRSQLEVTAKNKLIVDAYNANPSSMAAAIENFKLMNVEHKMAILGDMRELGEVSDLEHQKLVDKLQADGFQEVWLVGEEFGKTHTNFRKFRNVDEVKAEIAAHCPKNCYILIKGSNGIKLFELPELL, translated from the coding sequence ATGGATATAAAACAACTTTATGACCTCTACCAGCAGCATCCCTGCATCACTACTGATAGTCGAAACTGTCCCAAAGACAGTATTTTTCTGGCACTGAAAGGTGCTTCGTTTGACGGTAACAAGTTTGCCAAGACTGCGTTAGATAAGGGCTGTGCCTACGCCATTATTGACGAACCTGCATTTGCCGAGGCTGATAACGACCGCTTGATACTTGTAAACGACTGTTTAACAACATTCAAGAAGCTCGCCCGAGAGCATCGCCGTCGGTTCAATATCCCTGTCATTGGCATCACGGGAACCAATGGAAAGACCACCACCAAGGAGCTTGTTTCGGCTGTTCTTGCTGAGCGTTACAATGTGATGCATACTGAGGGAAACTTCAACAACGATGTGGGTGTGCCCAAAACGCTGTTCCGGCTCAATGCAACGCATGAGATAGCAGTGGTCGAAATGGGTGCAAGTCATCCCGGAGATATAGAGAAACTCGTCACCTATGCAGAGCCGACGTGTGGTCTGATAACGAATGTTGGCCGTGCACATCTGCTGGGTTTCGGCAGCTTTGAAGGCGTAAAGCAAACCAAAGGCGAACTTTACGACTATCTGAAAGCCCATGATTGCCTGCTGTTTCTCAACGAAAGCAATGCCGATCTTGTGGATATGGCACGCCAACGTGAGATGAATCGCATCATCACTTACGGTCAGAGTGATGATGCCAACGTGCGGGGTGAGGTCATAGATAGTGCTCCTTTCCTTCATTTCTCATGGACAGACCTCTCTACAACAGAGTCCAAAGCACGCACGTATGAGGTGGAAAGCCACTTGATTGGTGCCTATAACATCGACAATATGCTTGCAGCCATTACCATAGGTCTGCATTTCGGCGTGACACCCGGGCAGATAAACCATGCGCTCGAAAGCTATGTGCCGGCCAATAACCGTAGTCAATTGGAGGTGACGGCCAAGAACAAGTTGATTGTCGACGCCTATAATGCAAACCCATCGAGCATGGCTGCCGCCATTGAAAACTTCAAGTTGATGAATGTGGAGCATAAAATGGCCATTCTTGGAGACATGCGTGAATTAGGTGAAGTGTCTGATTTGGAGCATCAGAAATTAGTGGATAAGCTTCAAGCCGACGGTTTTCAAGAGGTGTGGCTTGTCGGAGAAGAGTTTGGAAAGACCCATACCAACTTCCGAAAGTTCAGGAATGTGGATGAGGTTAAGGCTGAAATCGCTGCCCATTGCCCCAAAAACTGCTATATATTAATAAAAGGTAGTAACGGCATCAAGCTGTTTGAATTGCCCGAACTGCTTTAA
- the folP gene encoding dihydropteroate synthase, which yields MKPIDYTINVRGRLIDLGSPKVMGILNCTPDSFYAGSRKQTEHEIAERANQIISEGGTMIDVGAFSTRPGAQEVSEEEEMTRLKAALKTVRSVQPDAIVSVDTYRPAVARRCIEDWGADIINDVSEGGITGIVNTPIHEAENMFDVVGELKVPYILMSVKSNLHDMMIAFADEVQQLRDRGAKDIILDPGFGFGKTLEQNYEIYNGMEQLAALHLPLLVGISRKTMIYKLVGGDPSTALNGTTVLNTAALLKGAGILRVHDVREAVEAVQIVSAIQSGPVAEKP from the coding sequence ATGAAACCGATAGATTATACCATCAATGTAAGAGGCAGACTGATAGACCTCGGCAGCCCGAAAGTCATGGGAATCCTCAACTGTACGCCCGACAGTTTCTATGCAGGCAGCCGCAAACAAACCGAACATGAGATTGCAGAACGGGCCAATCAGATTATCAGTGAGGGCGGAACGATGATTGATGTTGGTGCTTTCTCAACGCGTCCCGGTGCCCAGGAAGTGAGTGAAGAAGAGGAAATGACACGGTTGAAAGCTGCATTGAAAACGGTGAGAAGCGTGCAACCCGATGCCATTGTCTCTGTCGACACCTACCGACCTGCCGTGGCCCGCCGTTGTATTGAAGACTGGGGAGCCGATATCATCAATGATGTGAGCGAGGGAGGTATTACTGGTATCGTCAACACGCCTATCCATGAAGCCGAGAATATGTTTGATGTGGTGGGAGAACTGAAGGTGCCTTACATACTGATGTCAGTGAAATCCAATCTTCACGACATGATGATTGCCTTTGCTGATGAGGTGCAACAACTGCGCGACCGCGGTGCAAAAGACATCATCCTTGACCCTGGTTTCGGCTTCGGAAAGACGCTTGAACAGAACTATGAGATATACAATGGCATGGAACAATTAGCCGCTTTGCATCTTCCCTTGTTAGTAGGTATCTCACGAAAGACCATGATCTACAAGCTCGTGGGAGGCGATCCGTCGACAGCCTTGAACGGAACGACCGTCTTAAACACTGCCGCTTTGCTCAAAGGTGCAGGCATTCTGCGCGTTCATGATGTGCGCGAAGCAGTGGAAGCCGTGCAGATTGTCTCGGCCATTCAATCGGGCCCGGTTGCTGAAAAGCCTTAA
- the cdaA gene encoding diadenylate cyclase CdaA, with product MPFDFGIKDVIDIFLVALILYYLYRLMKESRSLNIFIGVMVFVLVWLFVSQVLEMRLLGSILDKLVGVGAIALIVLFQEEIRRFLYSLGAHQRIKQFSRFFGQRRDEKNREATRQMIMPIVLACMSMAKAKVGALIVIERSAPLDDIVETGDTIDANINQRLIENIFFKNSPLHDGAMIISRKRIKAAGCILPVSHNLDIPKELGLRHRAAMGISQDSDAVAIVVSEETGRISVAIRGQFHLRLSAEELESILTSEID from the coding sequence ATGCCTTTTGACTTCGGAATAAAAGATGTAATCGACATCTTTCTGGTTGCTCTTATCCTCTATTATCTCTATCGTTTAATGAAAGAGAGCCGCTCGCTCAACATCTTTATCGGTGTGATGGTGTTTGTTCTTGTATGGCTTTTCGTGAGCCAGGTACTTGAAATGCGACTCTTAGGCTCTATTCTTGACAAGTTGGTTGGCGTGGGAGCCATAGCCTTGATTGTGCTTTTTCAGGAAGAAATCCGTCGTTTTCTCTATTCTCTTGGTGCACATCAGCGCATCAAACAGTTCAGCAGGTTCTTCGGCCAGCGTCGGGATGAGAAGAACCGCGAGGCTACTCGCCAGATGATTATGCCCATTGTATTGGCCTGTATGAGTATGGCGAAGGCAAAAGTCGGTGCATTGATCGTCATCGAACGCAGTGCCCCACTCGATGATATCGTGGAAACCGGAGACACCATTGATGCCAACATCAACCAGCGTCTCATTGAAAACATCTTCTTCAAAAACTCTCCTTTGCACGACGGAGCAATGATAATATCCCGCAAACGCATTAAAGCTGCGGGCTGTATCCTGCCAGTAAGCCACAACCTTGATATCCCCAAGGAACTTGGTTTGCGTCATCGTGCGGCCATGGGTATCAGCCAAGACAGCGACGCTGTAGCCATTGTAGTGAGCGAAGAGACCGGACGTATCAGCGTTGCCATTAGGGGTCAGTTCCACCTTCGACTCTCGGCAGAAGAACTCGAAAGCATACTTACGAGCGAAATAGACTGA
- the pta gene encoding phosphate acetyltransferase: protein MDLLQQIIVRAKAHKQRIVLPEAEEERTLKAADKVLSDDIADLILIGNPTHIKELATQWNLKNIDKATIIDPQNNPKSEEYAEKLAELRKKKGMTIEQARELVTKNNLYLGCMIIKTEGADGQISGALSTTGDTLRPALQIIKCAPGITCVSGGLLLITKQKEYGENGVVVIGDVAVTPVPDAGQLAQIAVCTAETAKSVAGFAEPRVAMLSFSTKGSASHEVVDKVVEATKLAHELAPELQIDGELQADAALVPAVAAKKAPDSKIAGHANVLVVPNLEVGNIGYKLVQRLGDAIAIGPILQGIARPVNDLSRGCSVDDIYYMVAITACQAQDAKANEQ from the coding sequence ATGGATTTATTACAGCAAATTATTGTACGTGCGAAGGCGCATAAGCAGCGTATCGTGCTCCCGGAAGCAGAGGAGGAGCGCACTCTGAAGGCTGCTGACAAAGTATTGTCTGACGATATTGCTGACCTCATCTTGATTGGTAATCCTACCCATATCAAGGAACTGGCCACACAGTGGAACCTTAAGAACATCGACAAGGCTACGATTATCGACCCTCAGAACAATCCGAAGAGTGAGGAATATGCCGAAAAACTCGCCGAACTTCGTAAGAAGAAAGGCATGACAATAGAGCAAGCTCGCGAGTTAGTTACCAAGAACAACCTCTACTTGGGCTGTATGATTATCAAGACAGAAGGGGCAGATGGACAGATCAGTGGAGCCTTGAGTACTACCGGAGACACGCTCCGTCCTGCGCTTCAGATTATCAAATGCGCTCCCGGTATTACCTGTGTGAGTGGTGGACTGTTGCTCATTACGAAACAAAAAGAATATGGTGAGAATGGCGTTGTAGTCATTGGAGACGTTGCAGTGACTCCCGTTCCCGATGCAGGACAGTTAGCTCAGATTGCCGTTTGTACTGCAGAGACCGCCAAAAGCGTAGCAGGTTTTGCGGAACCACGCGTGGCCATGCTGAGTTTTTCGACCAAAGGCAGTGCCTCTCATGAAGTAGTTGACAAGGTGGTTGAAGCCACGAAATTGGCCCATGAGCTTGCTCCCGAACTGCAGATTGACGGAGAACTCCAGGCCGATGCAGCCCTTGTTCCAGCTGTTGCGGCAAAGAAAGCACCCGACAGTAAGATTGCAGGCCATGCAAACGTACTCGTTGTGCCCAACCTCGAAGTAGGAAACATCGGTTATAAGCTTGTTCAACGTCTCGGAGATGCTATCGCTATAGGCCCTATCCTCCAAGGAATTGCCCGTCCTGTCAACGATCTTAGTCGCGGTTGTTCTGTCGATGACATCTACTATATGGTAGCTATCACCGCCTGTCAAGCACAAGATGCTAAAGCTAATGAGCAATGA
- a CDS encoding acetate kinase: MKVLVLNCGSSSIKYKLYNMDDESVLAQGGVERIGIDNAFIKVKLPNGEKKQIMADLPTHKEGVALVFQCLLDPEFGAIKSLDEIDAVGHRIVQGGDKFNKSVILTKQVEEGIEELCDLAPVHNAGHLKGIRAVDALMPTTPQVCVFDNAFHSTMPDYAYLYAVPYELYEKYHVRRYGFHGTSHRYVSKRVCEILGLEVNNSKIITCHIGNGASVAAVLNGKVIDTSMGLTPLAGLMMGTRCGDIDPSAVTYLMEKLGKKPQEMADYLNKKSGVVGITGISSDMRDIENAASEGNERAQLALKMYDYRIKKYIGAYAAALGGVDAIVFTAGVGENQTGTREKACEGLEFLGIKIDVAKNATIRGEEAIISTPESKVKVVVVPTDEEIVIARDTKELVEKVK; this comes from the coding sequence ATGAAAGTATTAGTATTAAACTGCGGAAGCAGTTCCATTAAGTATAAACTCTACAATATGGACGATGAGTCTGTATTGGCACAAGGCGGTGTTGAGCGCATAGGAATAGACAATGCGTTCATCAAAGTGAAGTTACCAAACGGTGAGAAGAAACAGATCATGGCCGACCTCCCCACGCATAAGGAGGGCGTTGCTTTGGTATTCCAGTGCCTGCTCGACCCCGAATTCGGTGCTATCAAGAGCCTTGACGAGATTGATGCCGTAGGACATCGCATCGTGCAGGGCGGTGACAAGTTTAACAAAAGCGTTATCCTTACAAAGCAAGTAGAGGAAGGTATCGAAGAACTTTGCGACCTTGCACCTGTTCATAACGCAGGACATCTGAAGGGCATCCGTGCAGTTGACGCCCTCATGCCTACCACTCCGCAGGTTTGTGTCTTTGACAATGCATTCCACAGCACCATGCCCGACTATGCTTATCTCTATGCCGTTCCCTACGAACTCTATGAGAAATACCACGTGCGTCGCTATGGTTTCCACGGCACAAGTCATCGTTATGTCTCCAAACGCGTGTGTGAAATCCTCGGTCTTGAGGTCAACAACTCGAAGATTATCACCTGTCATATCGGCAATGGTGCCAGTGTTGCAGCCGTATTGAACGGCAAAGTCATCGACACTTCCATGGGACTTACTCCGCTTGCAGGCCTCATGATGGGTACTCGCTGCGGTGATATTGACCCCTCGGCAGTTACTTATCTGATGGAGAAACTCGGCAAGAAGCCACAGGAAATGGCTGACTATCTCAACAAAAAGAGCGGTGTTGTCGGCATCACGGGCATCTCAAGCGATATGCGCGACATTGAGAATGCAGCCTCAGAAGGCAACGAACGCGCACAATTGGCACTGAAAATGTATGACTATCGCATAAAGAAATACATCGGCGCTTATGCTGCTGCACTCGGTGGAGTGGATGCTATTGTCTTCACAGCAGGCGTTGGTGAGAACCAAACCGGCACGAGAGAAAAGGCTTGTGAAGGTCTTGAATTCCTTGGAATCAAGATTGATGTGGCCAAGAATGCCACCATTCGAGGCGAAGAGGCCATTATCTCTACACCCGAAAGTAAGGTGAAAGTCGTTGTCGTTCCTACGGATGAGGAAATCGTGATCGCCCGAGATACGAAAGAACTCGTTGAGAAAGTCAAGTAA
- a CDS encoding sugar kinase, with translation MNKKIVTFGEILFRLSKENHFRLPQGHVFNGDFGGSEANVAVSLAVMGDQVEYVTRVPDNAIGHASLMHLREFGLDVKHVVLGGDRLGSYFFESAAAMRNSMVVYDRENSSFYTLKHGDIQWEPIFQDAVLFHCSGITCAMSQDALNTTFDALELAKSMGVEITCDINYRKNLWRYPGADAPKTLHRLMEYSSFIFGDQNEWEVGSGLKHIPFEAEDASYQIDKAAYLDYFHQLQRQFPHCKRMLIALRNQIASTHHTLTGVLFAEGKLYTTRIYDINPVVDPMGCGDAFVAGFIHARMKWPDDDQHCLDFALSASALKNTIIGDQNLASEAEIIANMSAQGGRIDR, from the coding sequence ATGAACAAGAAGATAGTAACTTTCGGAGAAATCCTTTTCCGTCTGTCGAAAGAAAACCACTTCCGACTGCCCCAGGGACATGTTTTCAATGGCGATTTCGGCGGTTCAGAGGCGAATGTTGCCGTTTCTTTAGCGGTCATGGGCGACCAAGTGGAGTATGTTACCCGCGTTCCCGACAACGCCATAGGGCATGCTTCGCTGATGCATCTCCGTGAGTTCGGACTTGATGTGAAGCATGTTGTGCTGGGAGGTGACCGACTTGGCAGCTATTTCTTCGAGTCGGCAGCGGCCATGCGCAATTCAATGGTGGTGTATGATCGCGAAAACAGTTCCTTCTATACGCTCAAACACGGCGACATCCAGTGGGAACCTATCTTTCAAGATGCCGTTTTGTTTCATTGTTCGGGCATTACATGTGCGATGAGTCAAGACGCACTCAACACCACTTTCGATGCCTTGGAATTGGCCAAGAGCATGGGAGTTGAAATCACTTGCGACATCAACTACCGCAAGAATCTGTGGCGATATCCCGGGGCAGATGCACCGAAGACGCTGCACAGACTCATGGAATACAGTTCATTTATCTTTGGAGATCAGAACGAATGGGAGGTAGGAAGCGGACTGAAACATATTCCTTTCGAGGCTGAAGATGCCTCTTATCAGATTGATAAGGCAGCTTATCTCGACTATTTTCATCAGTTGCAACGCCAGTTCCCGCATTGCAAACGCATGCTGATAGCCCTCCGCAACCAGATAGCTTCAACGCATCACACCCTTACCGGAGTGCTCTTTGCCGAAGGAAAACTCTATACAACCCGCATCTACGACATCAACCCGGTAGTTGACCCCATGGGATGTGGCGACGCATTCGTGGCCGGTTTCATCCATGCCCGCATGAAATGGCCCGACGACGACCAGCATTGTCTCGACTTTGCCCTGTCAGCTTCGGCCTTGAAAAACACCATTATCGGCGACCAGAACCTTGCAAGTGAGGCTGAAATCATTGCCAACATGAGCGCCCAAGGGGGCAGAATAGATCGCTAA
- a CDS encoding SPFH domain-containing protein, with protein MNMPTNNYNQRKLNATENNLLNVNFGQKLWFIVAAVIAVCAACLIFFKFVNPSYDEEAALKMKPIFFGNTRVDDEPVNSITLIAPTTTAVYFNILPQKKQFQFDDLLSNDNTPLDVNMYMIIQVRKGQTPSLLRNYGEEWFENFIEPYFRNKVREYVSSCSPFDLMSNREVLSAFDNKIKQSMRQYVASLSRKANFPIDIQQVITDRVMPNKEQLEEMNKTAASIQAKQTQEKRAEMELARAKAERNKAVADKAYMTELNLSPAQFIQLRAWDVIEKKHGANIDVLVGGGETPVWNIRRK; from the coding sequence ATGAATATGCCCACCAACAACTACAATCAGCGCAAATTGAACGCTACAGAAAACAACTTACTCAACGTCAACTTCGGTCAGAAACTGTGGTTCATCGTGGCTGCAGTCATTGCTGTCTGTGCCGCATGCTTAATCTTCTTCAAGTTTGTAAACCCCTCTTATGATGAGGAAGCTGCATTGAAAATGAAGCCCATTTTCTTTGGCAATACGCGTGTGGACGATGAACCTGTGAACTCTATCACGCTGATTGCTCCCACCACTACGGCTGTTTACTTCAATATTCTGCCCCAGAAGAAGCAGTTTCAGTTTGATGATCTGCTCTCAAATGATAACACTCCGCTTGATGTCAACATGTATATGATTATCCAAGTAAGGAAAGGTCAGACGCCTTCTCTGCTGAGAAACTACGGTGAAGAATGGTTCGAGAACTTCATAGAACCTTACTTCCGCAACAAAGTTCGTGAGTATGTGTCGTCCTGTTCGCCTTTCGATCTGATGAGTAATCGCGAGGTTCTGTCTGCTTTCGACAACAAAATCAAGCAGTCTATGCGTCAGTATGTGGCTTCACTTTCGCGAAAAGCCAACTTCCCCATAGACATCCAGCAGGTCATTACCGACCGAGTGATGCCCAATAAAGAGCAGTTAGAGGAGATGAACAAGACCGCTGCAAGCATTCAGGCCAAGCAAACTCAGGAGAAACGGGCCGAGATGGAGCTGGCAAGAGCTAAGGCCGAACGCAACAAAGCCGTTGCCGACAAAGCCTATATGACCGAGCTTAATCTCTCTCCCGCACAGTTCATACAGCTTCGGGCATGGGATGTTATCGAGAAAAAGCATGGTGCAAACATCGATGTTCTTGTCGGTGGAGGAGAAACTCCGGTATGGAATATCCGCAGGAAATAA
- a CDS encoding AMP-dependent synthetase/ligase: MQTKCHLSVLIHKQAEKYGERDVLTFRKFGSLEWKTISWNQFSLRVKQVSNALLNLGAKPQENIAVFSQNCIQYLYTDFGAYGVRVVSIPFYATTSEQQIQYMVNDAQVRFLFVGEQDQYNKAHRIFPLCPSLERIIIFDPSVRISSHDPNALYFEDFIALGEKLPRQSEVEKLWEQANDNDICNILYTSGTTGDSKGVILTYGQYRSAMDANDRCVPLGEKDRIINFLPFTHVFERGWAYLALTEGAQMIINTYPKEIQQSMRETHPTSMSAVPRFWEKVYIAVKSKMDEANPVQHKLFKHALAVGRKRNIEYLSRGKRVPLHVELEYKLINKTVLSLVRKQIGLENPHIFPTAGAYVSPEVEEFVHSIGINMIVGYGLTESMATVSCDHLGEPYTIGSVGRPIEGIQIKIGENDEVLLKGPTITPGYYHRDQANAEAFDADGFFHTGDAGYLKDGELFLKERIKDLFKTSNGKYVAPQMVESLLLVDKFIDQVAVIADQRKYVSALIVPEFRLLEDWARKHDVPFSSREDLCNSKEIYAMMKERIETLQQQLAVYEQIKCFTLLPHHFSMESGELTNTLKMKRPVIYKNYREYIDKMYEE; the protein is encoded by the coding sequence ATGCAAACAAAATGTCATCTTTCGGTATTAATTCATAAGCAGGCCGAGAAATATGGCGAGCGTGACGTGCTCACCTTTCGCAAGTTCGGCAGTCTTGAGTGGAAGACGATTTCATGGAATCAGTTTTCCTTGCGTGTAAAGCAGGTCAGCAACGCACTCTTGAACCTTGGTGCCAAACCGCAAGAGAACATAGCTGTCTTCTCACAGAACTGCATTCAATACCTCTATACAGACTTTGGTGCATACGGAGTACGCGTAGTTTCAATTCCTTTCTATGCCACGACGAGTGAACAGCAGATACAATATATGGTCAATGATGCCCAGGTTCGCTTCCTGTTTGTAGGCGAACAAGACCAGTACAACAAGGCTCATCGCATCTTTCCCCTATGTCCTTCGCTCGAACGTATCATCATTTTCGACCCCAGTGTGCGCATAAGTTCACACGATCCCAATGCACTTTACTTCGAAGATTTCATTGCTTTGGGAGAGAAACTACCGCGACAGAGCGAGGTTGAAAAGCTATGGGAACAGGCCAACGATAACGATATCTGCAACATTCTCTATACCAGTGGAACGACTGGTGACAGTAAAGGCGTCATCCTTACCTACGGCCAATACCGTTCAGCCATGGATGCCAATGACAGATGTGTGCCTCTTGGCGAGAAAGACCGCATCATAAACTTCCTTCCTTTCACGCATGTTTTCGAGCGGGGATGGGCATATTTAGCCCTGACTGAAGGCGCACAGATGATTATCAACACCTATCCGAAGGAGATTCAACAAAGCATGCGCGAGACACATCCAACGAGTATGAGTGCTGTTCCGCGCTTCTGGGAGAAGGTTTATATTGCAGTAAAGTCGAAAATGGACGAGGCTAATCCCGTTCAACACAAGCTTTTCAAACACGCATTAGCCGTTGGAAGGAAGCGAAACATCGAATACTTGAGTCGTGGAAAGCGTGTACCGCTGCACGTTGAACTTGAATATAAGCTCATCAACAAAACGGTATTGAGTCTTGTTCGCAAACAGATTGGACTCGAAAATCCACATATCTTCCCGACCGCAGGTGCCTATGTGTCACCCGAAGTGGAAGAATTCGTCCATTCTATTGGCATAAACATGATTGTAGGTTATGGCCTTACAGAGAGCATGGCCACGGTTTCATGCGACCATTTAGGTGAACCCTACACCATAGGTTCTGTGGGAAGACCTATTGAAGGCATTCAGATAAAGATTGGAGAAAACGATGAAGTATTGCTCAAAGGCCCAACGATTACGCCGGGATATTACCATCGTGACCAGGCGAATGCAGAGGCTTTTGATGCTGACGGCTTCTTCCACACAGGTGATGCAGGCTATCTTAAGGACGGCGAACTATTCTTAAAAGAGCGTATCAAAGACCTATTTAAGACGTCAAATGGTAAGTATGTGGCCCCGCAGATGGTGGAATCTCTGCTCTTAGTGGATAAATTCATCGATCAAGTTGCAGTTATTGCCGATCAGAGAAAATACGTTTCAGCACTCATTGTGCCTGAATTCCGACTGCTTGAAGACTGGGCACGCAAGCATGATGTGCCGTTCTCAAGTCGTGAAGACCTATGCAACAGCAAGGAAATCTATGCTATGATGAAAGAGCGTATCGAGACTTTGCAACAGCAACTTGCAGTCTATGAGCAGATAAAATGCTTCACACTGCTGCCTCATCACTTCTCAATGGAGAGCGGAGAACTAACAAATACGCTGAAAATGAAACGTCCTGTAATCTATAAAAACTACCGTGAATATATCGATAAAATGTACGAAGAATAA
- the prfB gene encoding peptide chain release factor 2: protein MITADQLKDITERTDALHRYLGIDQKKIEFEEEQLRTQAPDFWDDPKRAEAQMRKVKGIEKWLKGYDACRQLTDELQLAFDFYKDEMVSEEEVDADYAKAIKAVEDLELKNMLRQEEDSMDAVLKINSGAGGTESQDWAQMLMRMYQRWSESHGYTVKVTDIQDGDEAGIKSVTMTIEGGDYAYGYLKSENGVHRLVRVSPYNAQGKRMTSFASVFVTPLVDDTIEVYVDPAKVSWDTFRSSGAGGQNVNKVESGVRLRYQYEDPDTGEHEEILIENTETRDQPKNRAKAMLLLKSQLYDRALKKRQAEQAKIEAGKKKIEWGSQIRSYVFDDRRVKDHRTGFQTSDVDAVMDGKLDGFIKAYLMEFAATDAEKEHQA from the coding sequence ATGATTACAGCAGACCAGTTGAAAGATATCACGGAGCGTACCGACGCATTGCATAGATATCTCGGCATCGACCAGAAGAAAATAGAATTTGAAGAAGAGCAGTTGCGCACACAGGCACCCGACTTTTGGGATGACCCCAAACGTGCCGAAGCGCAGATGAGAAAGGTGAAAGGCATTGAGAAATGGCTCAAGGGCTATGATGCCTGCCGTCAGTTGACCGATGAACTGCAGTTAGCTTTCGATTTCTATAAAGACGAAATGGTCTCTGAAGAGGAAGTAGATGCCGACTATGCAAAGGCTATCAAAGCCGTTGAAGACTTGGAATTGAAAAACATGTTGCGCCAGGAAGAGGACTCCATGGATGCAGTTTTAAAGATCAATTCAGGCGCGGGAGGTACTGAAAGCCAAGACTGGGCACAGATGTTGATGCGTATGTATCAGCGTTGGAGCGAGTCTCACGGCTATACAGTGAAAGTAACTGACATTCAAGATGGCGATGAAGCCGGCATCAAAAGCGTCACGATGACGATTGAAGGAGGCGATTATGCCTACGGATATCTAAAGAGTGAGAATGGAGTTCATCGTCTTGTAAGGGTCTCACCCTACAATGCTCAAGGCAAGCGAATGACCAGTTTTGCAAGCGTATTCGTTACGCCTTTGGTTGACGATACTATTGAAGTGTATGTTGATCCGGCCAAAGTGAGCTGGGATACATTCCGTTCAAGCGGTGCAGGAGGACAGAATGTGAACAAGGTGGAATCGGGAGTTCGCCTGCGTTATCAATACGAAGACCCCGATACCGGAGAGCATGAAGAGATCCTTATTGAGAATACTGAGACACGCGATCAACCCAAGAACCGCGCTAAGGCGATGCTTCTTTTGAAGTCACAACTCTATGATCGTGCATTAAAGAAGAGGCAGGCAGAGCAAGCAAAGATAGAAGCGGGGAAGAAAAAGATTGAATGGGGCAGCCAAATTCGAAGCTATGTATTCGATGACCGCCGTGTAAAAGACCATCGAACAGGCTTCCAAACTTCCGATGTTGATGCTGTCATGGACGGTAAACTCGATGGTTTCATCAAGGCTTACCTCATGGAATTCGCCGCTACTGATGCTGAAAAGGAACATCAAGCATAA
- a CDS encoding CYTH domain-containing protein produces MSSGLEIERKFLVKKGGNYRDAAFNCTHIKQGYIPAEGATVRIRLRDDRAFLTIKGRSTNHGLSRYEFEKEITPDEAEHLMALCKGGVIDKHRYLVKSGCHTFEVDEFHGDNDGLVMAEVELQNEAEPYEKPDFIGMEVTGDKRFYNSHMLQFPFKLWRNTLPEEYR; encoded by the coding sequence ATGAGCAGCGGATTGGAAATAGAACGCAAGTTCCTTGTGAAAAAGGGCGGTAATTATAGAGATGCCGCCTTTAACTGCACGCATATCAAGCAGGGGTACATTCCCGCTGAAGGGGCAACTGTGCGTATTCGGCTTCGCGATGACCGTGCTTTTCTTACTATCAAGGGGCGTTCTACGAACCATGGACTGTCACGTTATGAGTTCGAAAAGGAGATAACGCCCGATGAAGCAGAGCATCTTATGGCGCTTTGCAAGGGTGGTGTCATCGACAAACACCGCTATTTGGTGAAGAGTGGCTGTCATACTTTCGAAGTAGATGAGTTCCATGGCGACAACGATGGACTCGTTATGGCCGAAGTGGAGCTGCAAAATGAGGCTGAACCTTACGAAAAACCCGATTTCATCGGTATGGAAGTAACAGGCGACAAGCGTTTCTACAACTCTCATATGCTGCAGTTTCCCTTCAAATTATGGCGTAACACGCTGCCCGAAGAATACCGATAA